The Deferribacter autotrophicus genomic sequence ATTGAAGTTTTCAACCAATTAGCGGAAAAATATAAAAACATAATACTGATAATTGCAGGTAAAGTCCGCGGAATCGAACATAAAGATTACAGAGATAAACTTTTTAATCTCATTGAGCAGTCACCATTCAAGGATAGAATTTATCTTATAAGAGGTCAGCTATCCCAGAAAGCATTTGATACCGTACTATCAGCATCCGATATTGTAATTCTACCTTACAAAATAAACTCGCAAAGTGGGATACTCGCACACTGTTTAGCATTTGGAAAACCGGTTATCACAAGCCAGACCCCTTCCATGGTTCAGACCCTTGCAAAATCAAAGTCTGGATTTGCTTGCAACAGTTTTGAAGAATACCTTGAAAAAACTTCAATGTTAATTGATAATGAGCAATTAAGAAAAGATATGTCAAAAAATGCAAAAGACTATGTGAAAAATCATATTTCATGGGATATAATTGCAAAACTCCACTTAGACCTTTACGAATCACTTACAAGAACACCTATTCACCATCCTCACATAATTACACTTGATTAGGAGGCATACCATGGGAAAATTTGATATTTTCAAAAGGTATGAAAACAATCCGATTATTACAAGGGATCACATACCATACAGATGCAATACAGTGTTTAACGCTGCAGCATGCGAATTTAACGGTAAAATCGTTTTACTGCTCAGAGTTGAAGATGTAAATGGTCACAGTCATCTTACTCTTGCCTACTCTGACGACGGTTACAATTTTAAGGTGGAAGATAATCCATGGATTCTACCAAGCGATGAAGAACCTTTTGCCATATATGAAAAATATGGTGTTGAAGATCCAAGAATCACAAAAATAGGAGACACCTATTACATTACATATGTTGCTTTTGGCCCTTATGGGCCTCGTATCGGTATAGGTTTTACCAAAGATTTTACAACCTTTACAAGAATCGGTTTTGCTTCTGAAACGGATAATAAAGATGGTGTTCTCTTTCCTGAAAAAATAAATGGCAAATATTATCTTATAGATAGACCTGGAGGAATGGCTGGTGCCGGTGGTTCCCTATGGATAACTGAATCTCCAGATTTAATTCACTGGGGAAATGCAAAAGTTTTGATATCACCTGAGCCTGGGTGGGGAAATTACAAGCTAGGTGC encodes the following:
- a CDS encoding glycoside hydrolase family 130 protein: MGKFDIFKRYENNPIITRDHIPYRCNTVFNAAACEFNGKIVLLLRVEDVNGHSHLTLAYSDDGYNFKVEDNPWILPSDEEPFAIYEKYGVEDPRITKIGDTYYITYVAFGPYGPRIGIGFTKDFTTFTRIGFASETDNKDGVLFPEKINGKYYLIDRPGGMAGAGGSLWITESPDLIHWGNAKVLISPEPGWGNYKLGASTPPIKTEKGWLLLYHGVRKTAGGNLYRVGALLLDLEKPWEVVRYTPHFIFAPRELYERIGDVPNVVFPCGWIVKNDKVLIYYGAADTYICVAETQLEKIVENCTAVPKECY